One part of the Armatimonadota bacterium genome encodes these proteins:
- a CDS encoding PEGA domain-containing protein, which yields MMIRSISLLVACLVLLGSHGCGGGGGIVLGTLAISSNPSGIQIFLDGADTGQQTPATINNVSVGPHTIRLIMTGGAQTRSATIPINVVAGNNTVSFDFTGTGSITVNVPAALKAGETFTVNAMRDGAVIKTATGNVVGGSVSVTLTDMEPGDVLLDMGMMGTSPDAGVGPVIIGFSSAQTAVVSGQTRTIAATMTSAIAQILLSAGSVTVFVGENRTVTARAVNGAGQTVPINGTFVWVSGNTGIATVNGSGVVSGVAKGSTTATVLETESNVSSAAAVEVIDFPPPPP from the coding sequence ATGATGATTCGATCGATATCCTTGCTTGTCGCGTGCCTCGTCTTGTTGGGTTCGCACGGTTGCGGCGGAGGCGGCGGCATCGTGCTCGGGACCCTCGCGATCAGCTCCAACCCATCCGGCATACAGATATTCCTGGACGGCGCCGACACGGGGCAACAGACCCCCGCCACTATCAACAATGTGTCGGTCGGTCCTCACACCATCCGACTGATCATGACCGGCGGCGCCCAGACTCGCAGCGCCACGATCCCCATTAACGTGGTCGCCGGCAACAACACCGTCAGCTTCGACTTTACCGGCACAGGCTCGATTACGGTCAACGTCCCCGCGGCGCTCAAGGCGGGCGAGACCTTCACCGTCAACGCCATGCGAGACGGAGCCGTCATCAAGACGGCTACGGGCAACGTGGTGGGCGGCTCTGTCTCGGTAACCTTGACCGACATGGAGCCGGGCGACGTGCTGTTGGACATGGGCATGATGGGAACCTCGCCCGATGCAGGCGTCGGTCCGGTGATTATCGGCTTCAGCAGCGCGCAGACGGCCGTCGTCAGCGGTCAAACGCGCACGATCGCCGCAACGATGACCTCGGCCATCGCACAAATCTTGCTGAGCGCCGGTTCGGTTACCGTTTTCGTCGGCGAGAACCGGACTGTAACGGCCCGCGCGGTCAACGGAGCCGGTCAAACGGTGCCGATCAACGGCACGTTTGTCTGGGTTTCGGGAAACACCGGTATTGCAACCGTCAACGGATCGGGCGTTGTCTCTGGCGTTGCAAAAGGCAGCACCACCGCGACCGTGTTAGAGACAGAATCGAATGTCTCCAGCGCGGCTGCCGTAGAGGTCATCGACTTTCCGCCGCCTCCGCCGTAA
- the def gene encoding peptide deformylase, giving the protein METEFVLDVPKEFEPLYRERPGGIVKFPNPVLRRKAKPVQRITPEINELIDRMIERMDEARGIGLAAPQLGVGLRVIIVAPSDREPRALINPQALEREGSQQAEEGCLSIPAFYGEVIRPQIVTVRALNRRGKPVRLTFEGIEARVAMHEIDHLDGVLFIDRAIQETLHWHSPASDDESDEEQAAAG; this is encoded by the coding sequence ATGGAGACTGAGTTCGTGCTAGATGTGCCAAAAGAGTTCGAGCCGCTTTACAGGGAACGGCCGGGGGGCATTGTCAAATTTCCCAACCCTGTTTTGCGGCGGAAGGCGAAGCCTGTGCAGCGCATCACGCCCGAGATCAACGAGTTGATCGACCGGATGATAGAGCGGATGGACGAGGCGCGGGGCATTGGCCTGGCTGCGCCTCAGCTGGGAGTGGGCTTGCGCGTTATCATTGTCGCTCCTTCGGACAGGGAGCCTCGCGCATTGATCAATCCACAAGCGCTGGAGCGAGAGGGAAGCCAGCAGGCAGAGGAGGGCTGCCTCAGCATCCCGGCGTTCTATGGCGAAGTGATTCGACCCCAGATCGTAACGGTGCGGGCGCTCAATCGGCGCGGCAAGCCGGTGCGTTTGACGTTTGAGGGCATTGAAGCGCGGGTCGCGATGCACGAAATCGATCATTTGGACGGCGTACTGTTCATCGACCGAGCGATCCAGGAGACGTTGCACTGGCATTCGCCCGCATCGGACGACGAGAGCGACGAGGAGCAGGCTGCTGCGGGATAG
- the fliQ gene encoding flagellar biosynthesis protein FliQ → MNQTEILELGRQAMMIALQTCMPILLFGLVAGVLVSVFQAVTQIQEMTLTYIPKLLAGALALVLFGGWMLNQLVDFTSRTLGGIPPR, encoded by the coding sequence ATGAACCAAACCGAAATCCTCGAGTTAGGCCGTCAAGCCATGATGATCGCGCTGCAAACCTGTATGCCGATCCTACTCTTTGGCCTGGTGGCCGGCGTGCTCGTCTCTGTGTTTCAGGCCGTTACCCAGATCCAAGAGATGACGCTCACGTATATCCCTAAACTGCTGGCGGGCGCCCTTGCCCTGGTTCTGTTCGGCGGCTGGATGCTCAATCAATTGGTCGATTTCACCTCCCGCACGCTGGGCGGCATCCCGCCGAGATAG
- a CDS encoding M61 family metallopeptidase, translating to MKTFVVVLSVALVLFADAQVRTEYTVDASQPASRRFRIEMRVYGAEGESTTLSIPAWCPGWYIIQRYEQGLSNFSANDANGEALSVTQSGLRSWRVANKSETFTLTYDVAARELGYGFFKCYLGPASGFINGPSAFLYVDGGLNAPSEVKLRLPQDWASVSGMAPGETPNSYRAVNYDELVDCPIEIGLFRLESFIIDGVRFEMCVTGSLTPEQRAEWRRELEFVSKTAMQIMGGAPFRRYLYIIHAIGPADFANFYGGLEHMNSTVLNFSVGHSIAGLAAHELFHAWNVKRIRPKVLGPFDYSKEVRTENLWFAEGVTEYYARLILSRSGLETEEQFLSGLAADIAELQNNRARSRVTLADSSLKVWETGDSSGFGGLNYYNKGMIVGFLMDVKLRTLSDNKKSLDDVMKLLMQRHNPPKPGYDEDGILKAYSEIAGQDMASFYNKLIRSTDELPYDEVLKPFGLELVRSGRAYQLKRMADLNERQSLHIVDWAKNANARPDDR from the coding sequence ATGAAAACCTTCGTAGTCGTCCTTAGCGTCGCGCTTGTGCTCTTTGCCGACGCTCAAGTTCGAACTGAATATACGGTCGATGCCTCTCAACCGGCTTCCCGCCGATTTCGCATCGAGATGCGCGTCTATGGGGCCGAGGGCGAATCGACAACGCTATCGATTCCCGCTTGGTGCCCTGGGTGGTATATCATTCAGCGATATGAGCAGGGCCTCAGCAACTTCTCTGCAAACGATGCAAACGGCGAAGCGCTTTCTGTAACACAATCCGGTCTTCGAAGTTGGCGGGTGGCCAACAAGAGCGAAACCTTCACTCTGACCTATGATGTCGCGGCGCGCGAATTGGGCTACGGCTTTTTCAAATGCTACTTGGGGCCTGCTTCTGGTTTCATCAATGGCCCGTCTGCCTTTCTCTATGTCGATGGCGGCCTAAACGCTCCCAGCGAGGTTAAGCTCCGACTGCCGCAAGATTGGGCGTCTGTAAGCGGCATGGCGCCCGGCGAGACGCCCAATAGCTACCGAGCCGTCAACTACGACGAACTGGTCGACTGCCCGATCGAAATAGGCCTCTTCCGCTTAGAAAGCTTTATTATCGACGGCGTACGCTTTGAAATGTGCGTTACCGGATCGCTGACCCCCGAACAACGGGCCGAATGGCGCCGCGAACTGGAGTTCGTATCGAAAACAGCGATGCAAATCATGGGCGGCGCGCCATTCCGACGATACCTTTACATCATCCATGCGATCGGGCCCGCCGACTTTGCCAATTTCTACGGCGGGCTGGAGCACATGAACAGCACGGTTCTCAACTTTTCGGTCGGCCACTCGATTGCCGGATTGGCCGCTCACGAACTGTTTCACGCTTGGAACGTCAAGCGAATCCGTCCTAAGGTCCTCGGTCCTTTCGACTATTCTAAAGAGGTTCGCACCGAGAATCTCTGGTTTGCCGAGGGCGTTACAGAGTATTATGCCCGCCTCATATTGAGCCGGTCAGGATTGGAAACGGAGGAGCAGTTCTTGAGCGGCCTCGCGGCCGACATCGCCGAGCTTCAGAACAACCGCGCCCGCTCTCGCGTAACCCTCGCTGACAGCAGTCTCAAAGTCTGGGAGACCGGCGACAGCTCCGGTTTCGGCGGCCTCAACTACTATAACAAGGGCATGATCGTCGGCTTTCTGATGGACGTCAAACTCCGCACCCTCTCGGACAACAAGAAGAGCTTAGACGACGTCATGAAGCTGCTGATGCAGAGGCACAATCCGCCTAAACCAGGCTATGACGAAGACGGCATCTTGAAGGCTTACTCCGAAATTGCCGGACAGGACATGGCCTCCTTTTACAACAAACTGATTCGCTCGACGGACGAACTCCCTTACGACGAAGTTCTTAAACCGTTCGGACTTGAGTTAGTCCGCTCCGGAAGAGCCTATCAGCTCAAGCGCATGGCCGACCTGAACGAGCGACAGAGCCTGCACATCGTTGATTGGGCCAAGAACGCCAACGCCCGCCCGGACGACCGATGA
- the fliN gene encoding flagellar motor switch protein FliN encodes MSTNPEEQTTAFMEFQSQLWPEIADALSGQTGVEVAIPTPTVALVSSEELASRISSQAPYLRTTLAENPDESHLFLLQGDGPPTENVLNLMEALVGVRPKEIGEEETGNIGKFFEGFMAAFFASLAENSNVAPAPGPKDIGLDNCAAPVDLLASDDVYWVEIRLQYGKQPITAQLVWVISTSTAHRLMAMPGENSIDLTEELQQNASQTTVSKSFDSNIDLLLDIPLEVTVELGQVEMVIKDILDLGPGSVVELMSSAGEPVEVKVNGRLIARGEVVVVDDNFGVRIVEVASKAERIERMGA; translated from the coding sequence ATGAGCACAAATCCTGAAGAACAAACAACGGCCTTCATGGAGTTTCAAAGCCAGCTCTGGCCGGAGATCGCCGATGCGCTCTCAGGCCAAACCGGCGTCGAAGTCGCCATCCCAACGCCGACCGTAGCCTTGGTCAGCTCCGAAGAGCTGGCCAGCCGCATCTCCAGCCAAGCGCCCTACCTAAGAACGACCTTGGCTGAGAACCCAGACGAATCGCACCTCTTCCTGCTTCAGGGCGACGGGCCGCCCACCGAGAACGTCCTGAACCTAATGGAGGCGCTCGTCGGCGTACGGCCAAAAGAAATAGGCGAAGAAGAAACCGGCAATATCGGCAAGTTCTTTGAAGGCTTCATGGCCGCCTTCTTTGCCTCGCTTGCAGAAAACTCGAATGTCGCCCCGGCGCCGGGACCGAAAGACATCGGTCTGGACAATTGCGCAGCGCCCGTCGATCTCCTGGCATCCGACGATGTCTACTGGGTGGAAATCCGTCTGCAATACGGCAAGCAGCCCATTACCGCTCAACTCGTCTGGGTCATCTCGACCTCGACCGCCCATCGCCTCATGGCAATGCCAGGCGAAAACAGCATCGACTTAACCGAAGAACTCCAACAGAATGCCTCGCAAACTACAGTATCCAAGAGCTTTGATTCCAATATCGACCTGCTCCTTGACATCCCGCTCGAAGTAACGGTGGAACTGGGCCAGGTCGAGATGGTCATCAAAGACATCCTCGACCTCGGACCCGGCTCAGTAGTCGAACTGATGAGCTCTGCCGGAGAGCCGGTCGAAGTCAAAGTCAACGGGCGCCTGATCGCCCGCGGCGAAGTCGTCGTCGTAGACGACAACTTTGGCGTCCGAATAGTCGAAGTAGCCAGCAAAGCCGAGCGGATCGAGCGCATGGGGGCGTGA
- a CDS encoding flagellar biosynthetic protein FliO, whose amino-acid sequence MMRILVATLLSLCFALAQELEPGAMGTRSGGPLATQTQAATPVGASNAAQMLAALALVALALRYGLPLAMRWAGRSGSGSQLDGEIRIIETRAVPNGSLSLIRVRGRLMLIASNAQSVQLLTVLEEHPEPLPSDNAFEQALIRSVKDDERAALQDKIRAATERLRSMAGERD is encoded by the coding sequence GTGATGCGAATCCTCGTTGCAACCCTGCTCTCGCTTTGCTTCGCCCTCGCCCAAGAACTTGAGCCGGGAGCGATGGGCACTCGGTCGGGCGGCCCTCTGGCAACGCAAACCCAGGCCGCTACGCCCGTCGGAGCAAGCAACGCCGCACAGATGCTGGCAGCGCTTGCTCTGGTTGCGCTTGCTTTACGATACGGGCTACCCTTGGCCATGCGCTGGGCGGGTCGGTCGGGCAGCGGCTCTCAGTTGGACGGCGAAATCCGCATCATCGAAACGCGCGCCGTACCGAACGGCTCCCTCAGCCTCATCCGCGTTCGAGGCCGACTAATGCTCATTGCCTCCAACGCACAATCGGTCCAGCTTCTAACGGTTCTTGAAGAACATCCAGAACCCCTGCCATCCGACAATGCCTTCGAACAAGCGCTGATTCGCTCCGTAAAGGACGACGAGCGAGCCGCGCTGCAGGACAAGATTCGCGCTGCCACGGAAAGGCTACGATCGATGGCAGGTGAGCGCGATTGA
- the fliM gene encoding flagellar motor switch protein FliM, whose product MSEILSQADIEALLAQLSTSESSDSDEASDDPLAQLRKRTSYEPYDFRRPDKFSREHLRTLQMVHETFARLAGTNLSAYLRSPIQLEVVELMQTPFEEYLRSLNQSAFVTFTMPPLAGQCVFEMEFSLLFTLVDRLLGGPGKAMHRTTLTDVERPLVIGLAERILIALRGAWEGIMTLEPMAEGLETSPQFVQIAPPGDVVLTILMEARVGEQCGACSVCIPHMVIKPVTAKLSSQKWNATSGRRSSAQTRAALTAQLNEVKTRCSVTLGQCKLKVSEVLNLSPGDVLALQTPVNGLADMYVAGRLKFRGRPATRNKKLAISLIEAIDEE is encoded by the coding sequence TTGAGCGAGATACTGTCCCAGGCCGATATCGAGGCGCTGTTGGCGCAACTCTCTACGTCCGAGTCGAGCGATTCGGACGAAGCGAGCGACGACCCGCTTGCACAACTGCGCAAGCGCACGTCGTACGAGCCCTACGACTTTCGACGCCCCGATAAGTTCTCGCGAGAGCACTTGCGCACGCTCCAAATGGTGCACGAGACATTTGCCCGATTGGCCGGCACAAACCTGTCCGCCTACCTAAGATCGCCCATTCAACTGGAAGTGGTCGAACTGATGCAAACGCCGTTCGAGGAGTATTTGCGCTCGCTCAACCAATCGGCGTTTGTAACGTTCACGATGCCTCCGTTGGCCGGGCAGTGCGTGTTCGAGATGGAGTTCTCGCTGCTGTTTACACTGGTCGACAGGCTGTTGGGCGGACCGGGCAAAGCGATGCACAGAACAACCCTGACAGACGTCGAACGACCGCTCGTGATAGGGCTGGCAGAGAGAATCTTGATCGCGCTAAGAGGCGCATGGGAAGGCATTATGACGCTGGAGCCGATGGCCGAAGGTCTCGAAACAAGCCCGCAATTCGTACAAATCGCGCCCCCCGGCGACGTTGTGCTAACAATCCTTATGGAGGCGCGCGTCGGCGAGCAGTGCGGCGCCTGCAGCGTCTGCATACCGCACATGGTTATCAAGCCGGTTACGGCCAAACTCAGCTCGCAAAAGTGGAACGCCACATCTGGTCGACGAAGTTCTGCCCAAACCCGTGCGGCGCTGACCGCTCAGTTAAACGAGGTCAAAACCCGATGCAGCGTGACCTTGGGCCAGTGCAAACTGAAGGTCAGCGAGGTGCTCAATCTGAGCCCTGGAGACGTTCTTGCGCTTCAAACACCGGTCAATGGACTGGCCGATATGTACGTGGCCGGAAGGCTCAAGTTTCGCGGACGGCCAGCAACCCGCAACAAGAAACTGGCCATATCCCTGATCGAGGCAATCGATGAAGAGTAA
- a CDS encoding tetratricopeptide repeat protein produces MGIETVRAFLITDIEGSSRLWETSPAEMSESLLLHNAIISEAVASHGGRVFKTAGDSICAAFDCPSDALAAAVEAQSRLESTNWSLPESIRVRMGIHVGVAEERDNDFFGSTINRTARLAGAGHGGQILMSADACDQLNGSANEGVALKDLGQHRLRDLIHPQRICQVVAPDLPSEFPPLRTIDSLPNNLPKQVNAFIGRERELDEVNQLVRRYRLVTILGSGGAGKTRLALEAAAELIERFPDGVWVVDLSTVTDPDQIACAITTELALRQDGGLTLEDSLVRYIGSSTTLLVLDNCEHVIEAAAGLVERLLQSCPNLKVLATSRESLGIVGETAWRIPSLSFPPQQDFKGFALRDLEQFESARLFLDRALITLPGLELSDSMAPAIAQICSRLDGIPLAVELAAVRVRALSVEQIAQRLDDRFHLLTGGSRTALPRQQTLRATIDWSYGLLSEEERLFFRRLSVFLGGWSLEAAEQVASGDGVDEYAVIDLLGNLVDKSLVNVEERGPDGLRYAFTETIREYSRDRLMETDDMASLRRRHMVYYLGLAERGEAHIDGPGQAAWLPKLDHDYKNLRSAIEWALRNDGEASLTLVCLLWRYWMIRGMYHDGRKFTQKALDAVPEAPQWLRAKALNSLALLVQQQGDYRLAQALSEESLAIRTQLGDEQGMTFALASIGANALFVGDLEASQKIHEQTLELSKKSGNAWGMAQSEASLGLISWYRGDYEKAREGFESSLARWSELGDLVNYQYALVGLGLVAWQEGDLEKSISLLRKALKSSRDLGNKMGTAQALNVLGIVLLNAGELEEAETWLIEGLELSEKLDAKWLIGLACGGIGWLKLQQGDAKAARQYVSRSLALRVQVEDRWGALLSLDGLAFMAALSGRPEISVQIFGFTDAGRADMGALRLKTDVRNYDEIYASIRSALGDGEFDRLYAEGGKMTMDQAVKLANEGW; encoded by the coding sequence ATGGGCATCGAAACCGTGCGCGCCTTTCTGATAACCGACATTGAGGGAAGCTCAAGGCTTTGGGAGACAAGCCCCGCCGAGATGAGCGAAAGTCTGCTTTTGCACAACGCCATCATCAGCGAGGCCGTCGCCAGTCATGGCGGTCGCGTGTTCAAGACGGCCGGCGATTCGATCTGTGCGGCGTTCGATTGTCCTTCCGACGCTCTGGCTGCAGCGGTCGAAGCGCAAAGCAGGCTAGAATCTACAAATTGGTCGCTGCCTGAATCGATTCGCGTGCGCATGGGCATTCATGTCGGCGTTGCCGAGGAGCGGGATAACGACTTTTTTGGTTCGACTATCAACCGAACGGCGCGATTGGCGGGCGCGGGGCACGGCGGGCAGATTCTGATGTCGGCCGATGCGTGCGACCAGTTGAACGGATCGGCGAACGAAGGCGTGGCGCTGAAGGACCTTGGCCAGCATCGATTGCGCGATCTGATCCATCCACAGCGCATCTGCCAGGTGGTCGCGCCCGACCTGCCCAGCGAGTTCCCGCCCCTGCGAACCATCGACTCGCTCCCGAACAATCTTCCCAAACAGGTCAACGCCTTTATTGGCCGCGAGCGCGAATTGGACGAAGTCAATCAACTAGTACGGCGGTATCGGCTGGTTACGATCTTAGGTTCGGGCGGCGCCGGCAAAACTCGATTGGCGCTGGAGGCGGCGGCCGAGCTGATCGAGCGGTTCCCAGACGGCGTTTGGGTAGTCGATTTATCGACTGTAACCGATCCGGACCAGATCGCGTGCGCCATAACAACAGAGTTGGCATTGCGCCAAGATGGCGGTCTGACCCTTGAAGATTCCCTTGTTCGATACATTGGCAGCAGCACGACGCTGCTTGTTCTGGACAATTGCGAGCACGTGATCGAGGCGGCTGCCGGTTTAGTCGAGAGATTGCTTCAGAGCTGTCCTAATCTTAAAGTATTGGCAACGAGCCGCGAATCGCTTGGAATTGTCGGAGAGACGGCTTGGCGCATTCCATCGCTCAGCTTCCCTCCTCAGCAAGATTTTAAAGGCTTTGCACTGAGGGATTTAGAGCAGTTTGAATCGGCCCGGCTGTTCTTGGATCGCGCGCTGATTACCCTGCCAGGCTTGGAACTGAGCGATTCGATGGCTCCGGCCATCGCACAGATTTGCAGCCGGTTGGACGGCATCCCATTGGCGGTCGAGTTGGCCGCTGTGCGAGTACGGGCATTGAGCGTCGAGCAGATCGCACAGCGGTTGGACGACCGGTTTCATCTGTTGACCGGCGGCAGTCGGACGGCGCTGCCCAGACAGCAGACATTGCGAGCAACCATCGATTGGAGCTACGGTTTGTTAAGCGAGGAGGAGCGCCTCTTCTTTCGACGCCTTTCGGTGTTTCTAGGCGGCTGGAGTTTGGAGGCCGCAGAGCAGGTCGCATCGGGCGATGGGGTCGACGAGTATGCCGTGATCGATCTTCTGGGGAATCTGGTCGATAAGTCGTTGGTGAACGTGGAAGAGCGCGGACCGGACGGGCTGCGGTATGCCTTTACAGAGACGATTAGAGAGTACAGTCGAGACCGCCTGATGGAAACGGACGACATGGCCAGCCTTCGCCGCAGGCACATGGTCTATTACCTGGGGCTGGCAGAACGGGGCGAAGCTCACATTGACGGGCCTGGACAAGCGGCGTGGCTGCCTAAACTGGATCACGACTATAAAAACTTGCGTTCGGCGATCGAGTGGGCATTGAGAAACGACGGCGAAGCGTCGTTGACGCTAGTGTGCCTGTTGTGGCGCTATTGGATGATCCGCGGGATGTACCACGACGGCCGCAAGTTCACTCAGAAAGCGCTGGATGCGGTTCCGGAGGCGCCTCAATGGCTGCGCGCAAAGGCTCTCAACTCGCTGGCGTTGCTCGTTCAACAGCAGGGCGACTATCGCTTGGCTCAGGCTCTATCGGAAGAGAGCCTCGCTATTCGCACTCAGTTGGGCGACGAGCAGGGCATGACGTTTGCGCTCGCCTCGATCGGCGCAAACGCGCTCTTTGTGGGCGACTTAGAGGCTTCGCAAAAGATACACGAACAGACGCTCGAACTTTCCAAGAAGAGCGGCAATGCTTGGGGAATGGCGCAGTCCGAGGCAAGCCTTGGGCTGATCAGTTGGTATCGGGGCGATTACGAAAAGGCGAGAGAAGGCTTCGAGTCCAGCCTTGCCCGATGGAGCGAGTTGGGCGATCTGGTCAACTATCAATATGCTCTGGTCGGCCTTGGCCTGGTCGCATGGCAAGAGGGCGATCTGGAGAAATCGATCTCGCTCCTGCGCAAGGCGCTCAAATCGTCGCGCGACTTGGGCAATAAGATGGGTACCGCACAGGCGCTCAACGTTCTGGGAATCGTGCTGCTGAACGCAGGCGAGTTGGAAGAAGCCGAAACTTGGTTGATCGAGGGGCTTGAACTGTCAGAGAAGTTGGATGCCAAGTGGTTGATCGGCTTGGCGTGCGGCGGCATCGGATGGCTGAAATTACAGCAGGGCGATGCAAAGGCTGCCAGACAGTATGTCAGTCGGTCGCTCGCTCTGCGCGTTCAGGTGGAGGATCGGTGGGGGGCGCTGCTGAGCCTAGACGGATTGGCATTCATGGCGGCGCTTAGTGGTCGTCCTGAAATATCGGTGCAGATATTCGGGTTTACGGATGCCGGCAGGGCGGACATGGGCGCCCTGCGATTGAAGACGGACGTGCGCAACTATGACGAGATTTATGCAAGCATAAGGAGCGCATTGGGAGACGGGGAGTTTGATCGACTCTATGCGGAGGGCGGCAAAATGACAATGGATCAGGCGGTCAAACTGGCGAACGAGGGCTGGTAA
- a CDS encoding methionyl-tRNA formyltransferase, with amino-acid sequence MVVTQPPKPSGRGLRMNPTPVHEAAAGLAIEAPRRCKDPEFVERLRSLAPAAMVVAAYGQILPQAMLDIALCLNLHGSILPKYRGAAPIQRAIMAGESETGVSLMRMVLEMDAGDVYAIEKTPIGLMETGRELETRLSEMAAEMIAQHLEAILEGRLDAAPQDHSAATFAPKIVGEDFGLRWDETARQCHDRRRALWPRAFAVWKGRRVKALKSAPAEGNGAPGEVLAVGEQGLLIACGQGALWIDELQPEGKSKMSAQSFANGYRARPGDRFDLITAEAAESR; translated from the coding sequence TTGGTCGTTACGCAACCTCCCAAGCCGTCTGGCCGGGGTCTGCGGATGAATCCGACGCCCGTGCACGAGGCGGCTGCTGGGCTTGCGATCGAAGCGCCGCGACGATGCAAAGACCCGGAGTTCGTCGAGCGTTTGAGGTCTTTGGCGCCTGCCGCAATGGTAGTCGCGGCGTATGGCCAAATTCTGCCTCAAGCAATGCTTGACATTGCGCTCTGTCTCAATCTGCACGGGTCGATCTTGCCCAAATATCGGGGCGCCGCACCCATCCAGCGCGCGATCATGGCTGGCGAGAGCGAGACGGGCGTATCGTTGATGAGAATGGTTCTGGAGATGGACGCCGGGGACGTGTACGCGATCGAAAAGACTCCGATCGGCTTGATGGAGACGGGGCGCGAGTTAGAGACGCGGCTTTCGGAGATGGCTGCAGAGATGATTGCCCAGCATCTCGAGGCGATTTTGGAGGGGCGCCTAGACGCAGCGCCGCAGGACCATTCGGCGGCGACGTTCGCGCCCAAGATCGTCGGGGAGGATTTTGGCCTTCGTTGGGACGAGACGGCCAGGCAGTGCCACGATCGGCGACGGGCGTTGTGGCCAAGGGCGTTTGCTGTATGGAAAGGCAGGCGCGTTAAGGCGCTTAAAAGCGCCCCTGCAGAAGGGAACGGCGCACCGGGAGAGGTTTTGGCCGTTGGCGAGCAGGGATTGTTGATTGCTTGCGGCCAGGGGGCGTTGTGGATAGACGAGCTCCAGCCTGAAGGGAAGTCAAAGATGAGCGCTCAAAGCTTTGCCAACGGCTATCGAGCGCGACCGGGCGACCGTTTTGATCTTATTACGGCGGAGGCGGCGGAAAGTCGATGA
- the fliP gene encoding flagellar type III secretion system pore protein FliP (The bacterial flagellar biogenesis protein FliP forms a type III secretion system (T3SS)-type pore required for flagellar assembly.) has translation MKRLIACILFLAAATALAQTPIPRVSIGVDSAQNPQDVALTLQIVAFMTLLSLAPSLLMMMTGFTRIVIVLSFLRTAIGSPTTPPNPVLIGLSLFLTFYVMAPTLDDVNKNALQPYMNKEITFQVALERAQAPVRDFMLRQTYTQDLNLFISMQGKPPPEKPEDLSLLTLIPAFIVSELKTAFLIGFYIYIPFLIIDLVVASVLLGMGMMMLPPMVVSLPAKLLVFTLANGWSTLAQALVSGFR, from the coding sequence TTGAAGCGGCTGATAGCCTGCATCCTCTTCCTCGCCGCCGCGACCGCATTAGCCCAGACGCCCATTCCGCGCGTCTCCATCGGCGTCGATTCGGCGCAAAACCCGCAAGACGTTGCGCTGACGCTGCAGATCGTGGCGTTTATGACGCTGCTCAGCCTCGCACCCTCGCTCCTTATGATGATGACCGGCTTCACACGCATCGTCATCGTCCTCTCCTTCTTGCGCACGGCCATCGGCAGCCCCACGACGCCCCCAAACCCCGTGCTGATCGGCCTGAGCCTATTCCTAACCTTCTACGTGATGGCGCCCACGCTGGACGACGTGAACAAGAACGCCCTGCAACCCTACATGAACAAGGAAATCACGTTCCAAGTCGCGCTGGAAAGGGCTCAAGCGCCCGTGCGCGACTTTATGCTGCGCCAAACCTATACGCAGGACTTGAACCTCTTTATATCAATGCAGGGCAAACCGCCGCCCGAAAAGCCCGAGGATCTCTCGCTGTTGACCCTCATTCCCGCATTCATCGTCAGCGAGCTCAAAACTGCCTTCCTGATCGGCTTCTACATCTACATCCCGTTTCTCATCATCGACCTCGTCGTGGCCAGCGTCCTGTTAGGAATGGGCATGATGATGCTGCCGCCAATGGTCGTCTCGCTCCCGGCCAAACTCCTCGTATTCACGCTCGCCAACGGCTGGTCGACCTTGGCTCAGGCGCTGGTTTCCGGCTTTAGATAG